From the genome of Sinanaerobacter sp. ZZT-01:
CGTGCAATGGTATCTCACATTGAAGAATTTGAGTACATTATTACGGATACGGAAATGGAAGCTTTGATCTTAGAAAATAATCTTATTAAAAAGTATATGCCGCAGTATAATGTACTTTTAAGAGATGATAAAACGTATCCCTATATTAAAGTGACTATGGGTGAGGTCTATCCGCGCATTTTGAAAACAAGAAGAGTTTTGTCAGATGGCTCCAAATATTTTGGGCCGTATACTGATGTAGGGGCAGTCAATCAAATGATTGATTTATTGAACGATGTTTTTATATTGAAACGATGTTCTGCACAAAACTTTGCAAATGGATTTCAACCTTGCTTAAACTACCATATACACCGGTGCAGGGGGATCTGTACGGGAGGTATCAGTTCAGAGGAGTACCGTAAGGAGATACAAAAGGCAATTGATTATTTAAATGGGAAAAATAAAGGCTTGATGGAAGAGTTGGAGAGACGTATGACAGAAGCATCAGCAAACCTTCAATTTGAACAGGCTGCACAATATCGAGATCAAATTGCCGCAGTGAAAGCGGTTTCGGAAAAGCAGAAAGTGGTTCTGAGCACTACCGGAGACTTGGATGTTGTTTTGCTTTCCAGAGGTCAGGTAGGGGTGCATGTGATTGTTTTTTTTGTAAGGCAGGGAAAACACAGCGGCCGAGAGACTTACCATTTACAGGCAATGCCGGAAGAGAGCAATGCAGAGGTGATAACGGCATTTTTAAAGCAGTATTATTCACCGAGTGTAATGGCACCAAAGGAAATTTTGTTAGAAGAGGAGCTGCCTGAGGCTGACTTACTGGAAAAGTGGCTATCGGATCTTCGTGGCAGTAATGTAAAATTAACCATACCGCAAAAAGGTGAAAAAAAGGCATTTTTAGACCTTTCCAAAAGAGATGTCATCGAACTTTCTAAGGGATTGGATGAACGGGCAAGAAATCAACAGGAAAAAGCATCTGCAATTTCTGAAGCATTATCCTCATTTTTTGGCTTTCAAGCGGATAATAGGTGGCGTATTGAGGCCTACGATATATCTAACACAAATGGGATTGATTCGGTTGGAGCAATGGTTGTATTTGAAAACGGAAAGCCGGTGCGCAAGGATTACCGCCGCTTTAAAATACGAACCATTGAAGGACCAAATGATTACGGCAGTTTGCAAGAAGTGTTGTATCGGAGACTAAAACGAGGGTTAAAAGGAGATCCTTCCTTTTCAAAGATGCCGGATCTTTTATTGATGGATGGTGGAAAGAATCAAGTTGCAGTGGTGGAGCAGGTGCTATCAGCGTTAAATCTTTCTATACCAGTGGCAGGAATGGTAAAAGATGACCATCATCGAACAAGAGGTCTGGTTTATCAGCAAGAAGAATTGGAGCTGCGGAGTAATCCTGTTTTGTTTAAATATATTGCTTCGATTCAGGAAGAAGTACATCGTTTTGCCATAGATTACCATAGAGGACTGCGGAGTAAGAAGTTGCGCAAATCAATATTAGATGAAATTGATGGAGTGGGAGAAAAAAGAAAGATGGCATTGCTGTCAGCTTTTGGAAGCATTGATGCAATTCGACAGGCGTCGACTGAAGAATTGAGCAAAATTTCTGGAATGAATCGAAGTGTAGCGGAAAAGATTCATCAACATTTGAATAATTCAATTGTGAAATAAGCATTATAGTGTTATAGTGATATTATACCCAAAATGAAGAAAATGGGAAATCAATAGGAGGATAAATAGATGAGTGAGAAAGAAAAATGCACCCATGACGGCTGTGGTGATGAATGCTGTTGCGGCGGTGAAAATGATGCAGATTTTATCACGCTAGAATTTGATGATGGTGTTGAAGTAGAATGTGAAATTATGGGACTTTTCGACTATGATGGAAAAGAATACATTGCATTGATTCCGGACGATGGCAGTGACGATGTTTATATCTATGGATATAAGGAAACCGGAGAAGACGAGTTTGAATTAGTCGATATTGAAGACGATGCAGAATTTGAAAAGGTAGTTGCAGAGTTTGATAAGTTGACAGCAGAAGAAGTTTAATAAAATTAAAAAGCAAATAAAAACCTGTAAGAAAGAGTTTGTCTTTCTTACAGGTTTTTTTATGCCAATATTTAAGTACTTAATAAGAATCGTCTTTTTATACCTTAAAAAATCAATCATCATTTCTATGACGAAAAAACATAACAGCAAAGCAGAGAAACATGAAAGCTGCGATAAGAGTACCTCTCTCAAATTGAGAAAATCCATTTCGAAAACTGATTGCTGTGCAAGAAAGAGCAGCCACCAGCATAAAGATAGCAACGTAAAGATTTTTTTTGTTCATAATTTAAGGCTCCTTATTAACTTATTAAAATGATACGACTGCATGGTTACCTTCTTTTCTCAAAGGAAGGTATCGGCTTAAAAGTATAACGGATAAATTTTATTATAACATTTTTCAGAATAAAGGTTTAATTTTTTTTTATATCAAAAGTAGTTATCTTTATGACCTACTGTTTAGCTGCCTTTTTCAAAGGAGGCTAAGTTTTCGCAAAATAAGAGAGGTGAAAAATGATGGAGGATTTGGTACAGAATATCCATATGTTTGCATTGTGGATGAATCGGTACCTATGGGGAGTTCCAATGCTTATTTTACTGTTTGGGACACATATTTACATGACATTTCGCACGGGAGTGATTCAGCAGAAAATTTTTCAAAGCATTCGATTATCGGTTACAAAAGATACTTGTGCAAAGGGAGATGTCAGCCAATTCGGAGCTTTAGCAACGGCATTGGCTTCTACAATCGGGACAGGAAATATTGTAGGAGTCGGAACGGCAATTGCACTTGGGGGACCGGGGGCAGTTTTTTGGACTTGGCTTACGGGTTGTTTTGGGATCGCGACAAAATATAGTGAAGCACTCATTGCCATTAAATATCGGGTACAGACAAAAGACGGATCGATGCTTGGTGGTGCGATGTATGCCTTGGAACGGGGACTGCAAATGAAATGGCTTGCCGTTTTATTTGCATTTTTTACTGCACTTGCCGGATTTGGTATCGGATCCAGTGTGCAGGCAAATGCAGTTTCTGTTGTTATGAAAGAGAATTTTAATATACCCGAACAGATCAGCGGAGTTTTTCTTGCCGCTTTGGTAGCAGTTGTCATTCTGGGAGGAGTACAGTCCATTACAAAAGTTTGTGAAAAATTGGTCCCGTTTATGGCACTTTTTTATACATTGGGATGTATCTTTATTTTAATCATAAATAAAGAATATCTGATGCAGAGTATTGAAACGATTCTGCTTGGAGCTTTTTCAAAACGTGCAGCAGGAGGAGGCTTTGTCGGCTCTACCATATTGATCGCCTGTCGCTATGGTGTCGCAAGAGGGCTTTTTTCTAATGAATCGGGCATGGGATCTGCACCAATTGTAGCTGCTGCAGCACAGACAAGAAATCCAGTACGTCAAGCTATGATCTCCTCCACGGCAACTTTTTGGGATACGGGAATTGTTTGCGGAATAACCGGCCTGGTTTTAGTCAGCACGATTATAGCAAATCCTCAAATTAATGCAGTAGTAGGAAATGGTGGTCAGCTTACGTCTTTAGCATTTGAAAAAATTCCTTATATTGGATCGGCGATTTTAGCTTTTGGAATGCTGGCTTTTGCATTTTCAACCATTTTGGGTTGGTCCTATTACGGAGAAAAAGCAGCACAATACCTATTTGGGAAAAAAATCATTTTTCCTTATCGCATTGCATGGATCGCAATGGTTTTTATAGGGGCAATTTCAAATTTGGACGTAATATGGAGCCTTTCTGATATGATGAATGCACTGATGGCGATTCCAAACCTAATTGCAATTTTACTGCTGAGTCATGTGATTGCAAAAGAAACACAATACTATGTTTATGAAGATCATCTGGATGAGATAGACCAGACTCCGATTCCTATTATCAATCGTTAATACTCATTTTACAAATTCATATGAAGAATCTTCACAGAAAGGTTTTATACTGTTCTTTTTAGGGTAAAATATATTCTGGATTCCTATGAAAAACTATACGAAGAAGGGAATTCATGGTATACTAAGCTGTTAATAAATTTGCAAAACAGATGCAGGTTTATAAATATTTGAGATTCATTTAAAATGAATCATATTAGGTTTTAAATATAGAAGTAACGGAGGAATGTGATGAAAGTATATGACGTTGTTATCGTTGGCGGCGGACCTGCAGGACTTTCTGCTGCACTTTATGCGGGAAGAGCAACGCTTTCTACCTTGCTGATTGAAAAGGAACAAGTTGGCGGACAGATTATAATGACATCGAGAATTGAAAATTATCCGGGTTGTGTTGAGGAAGAATCCGGCGCAACTTTGATTGACCGCATGAAGAAACAGGCTGCAAATTTTGGTGTTGAAACAATTTCGGATGAGATAACAGAAGTTGATTTTTCAAGAGAAATCAAGGTTTTAAAAGGCCAAAACGAGACCTATCGTGCAAAGGCGATCATCATTGCATCCGGGGCGACTTCCAAACGGCTAGGTTGTGAAGGAGAAGAAATGTTCATTGGTCGCGGTGTTTCTTATTGTGCGACTTGCGATGCTTCTTTTTTCCGAGGACTGGATGTATTTGTAGTCGGTGGTGGAGACACAGCAGTGGAAGAAGCTCTTTTTCTTACAAAATTTGCAAGGAAAGTAACGATTATTCATCGCCGAGACCAACTGCGTGCTGCTAAATCCATACAGGAGAAAGCAAGGAAAAATCCTAAAATTTCTTTTATATGGAATTCGGCAATTGAATCTCTTTCCGGAGACGGTATTTTAGAAAAAGTGGTTATTAAAAATTTAAAAACAGGGGAAAAGACTGAATATGTGGCCAGTCCTGAGGATATGACCTTCGGTGTTTTCATTTTTGTAGGATATGAGCCAAATGCTGATTTATTTAAGAATGAATTGGATTTAGATAAGGGTTATATTAAAACGGATGAGTTAATGCAGACTTCCGTTGATGGTGTATATGCTGCGGGAGATGTTCGGGTGAAGAGCTTGCGTCAGGTTGTTACAGCAGTTGCTGATGGAGCAGTCAGTGCGGTACAGGCGGAAAAATATATAAATTCTTTGGAATAAAAGAATGCGGAGGAAAGAATGAAAAAGTACGATGTAATTATTGTTGGAGCAGGTGCCAGCGGAGTATTTATGTCTTATGAAATGACGAAAAGAGATAATAAGGCAAAGGTTCTTATGATTGATAAAGGGGCAAACTTAGAAAAGAGAGTATGTCCAATCAAATTAGGGAAGGTAAGCAATTGCATTAAATGCAGTCCCTGCCATATTATGAACGGTTATGGTGGAGCTGGTACGCTTTCGGATGGAAAGTATAACATTACAAATCAATTTGGAGGCGATTTGCACCGCTATGTAGGTGCAGAGGAAGCTTTACAGCTGATGGAATATGTGGATGAAGTACTTTGTGAGATGGGTGGAGCCGATGCGAAGCTTTACTCAACCGGAAGCACGGATTTAAAGACAACTGCACTGCGCAGCAATTTACATTTGTTAGATGCTAAAGTGAGACATTTGGGAACTGATCGGAATGTGCGCATTTTAGGAAAGATTTTTGATTATACAAAAGATCGCATTGATACGATGTTTTATACTACAATATCAAAGGTGGAAAAGCTGGGAGAAGGTTTTTCCGTCACGACGGATAAAGGAGAGCAATTTCAGTGTAATGAATTGGTTCTTGCCACAGGACGTTCCGGTTCAAAATGGATTTCAGATGTCTGCAATCAAATGGACATTGAATTGGAATCCAATCGTGTGGACATCGGTGTGCGGGTAGAGCTTCCGGCTGAAGTATTTAAGCATATTACAGATGAAGTTTACGAAAGCAAAATTGTTTATAAGACCGATAAGTATAATGATATGGTGCGTACTTTCTGCATGAATCCTTATGGAGAAGTTGTTTCAGAAAATACGAACGGCATTGTAACCGTAAATGGTCATAGCTATTCTGATCCTGCATTGCGGACAGAAAATACTAATTTTGCATTACTTGTCTCAAATAAATTTACGGAGCCATTTAAAAACAGCAATGAATATGGTGAGTCGATTGCAAAGCTTTCGAACATGCTTGGCGGTGGTGTCTTATTACAGCGTTTTGGTGACTTAGTAAAAGGAAGAAGAAGCAGTGCGCGAAGGATGGAAAAATGTTTTACAAACCCGACATTAAAAGCGACACCGGGAGATTTGAGTTTGGTAATTCCGAAGAGACAGCTGGATGCCATCATTGAAATGATTTACGCATTGGATAAGATTGCACCCGGTACAGCAAATGAGGATACCTTGCTTTATGGTGTAGAAGTTAAATTTTATAATTCCAAGGTTCAAGTGGATGGAAATCTTGAGACGAAAGTAAAAGGCTTATATGCTTTGGGAGATGGCTCAGGTGTAACACATTCTCTGTCCCAGGCATCGGCCAGCGGCGTATGGGTAGCACGTAGGCTGCTTGAACGATATCAGTAATAATATTGACAGGTAAAAAGCTTACAAGAAACGTAAGAAATATATGAAGTTTTGGAAGCACTTAAGGCGACAAAAGGTATGAAGCAGAAGATTTTTGCATTTATAAAAAATGAAATGGTATTATTTGTAGCAGCCGCATTTGCGGCTGCTTCTATGTGTATTGTGCCACCGACAGGAAGTTATTTGGATTATTTTGATTTTTCAGTATTAGCTTTGCTGTTTTGTCTGATGGCAGTTGTTAATGGATTACAGGATAAGGGTGTCTTGTTTCAATTTGCATATGCATTGCTTTCCCGGATAGACAATCTGCGCCGTTTAAGCGAAGTGCTGGTTTTTCTTTGCTTCTTTTCGTCCATGTTTGTAACAAATGACGTTGCACTCCTGACTTTTGTACCTTTTTCTGCTCTGATTCTTACCTATACAAAACAGGAAAAGTATTTAATTTACGTTTTAGTTTTACAGACTATTGCCGCAAATTTGGGGAGCATGCTGACACCAATGGGAAATCCGCAGAATCTCTATTTGTATCAACATTTTCAGTTAAAGGCATTTGATTTTGTGGCGATAACCTTTCCAATTACAGCGTTCTCGTCATTTCTTTTACTGTTAGCTTGCCAGTTTGTGAAGAAAGAGAAGGTGCAAGTCACATTTTCAGAGAAGGTAGTTTTGAAAAAACCTAAAATCGTAGCAGGTTATGCCGTTTTATTTTTTTTGTGTCTTCTTGCGGTTGTTCATCTTCTTCATTATGTAATTGTACTGGCTGTGGTTTGTATCTTTATCTATTTTTTAGACAAAAAAAATTTTCAGAGCGTAGATTATTCCCTACTGCTTACTTTTATATGCTTCTTCATTTTTGTAGGAAATCTTGGAAAGATGGATTCCTTTTGTTCAATTATGAGCCGTTTTTTGGTGGGAAGGGAAAAAGAGGCTGCTGTTCTCCTGAGCCAGTTGATTAGCAACGTTCCGGCGGCTGTGCTGCTTTCCGGATTTACATACGACGCTCGTGCCCTTGTTGTCGGAACGAACATCGGCGGATTGGGAACATTGGTTGCTTCACTGGCAAGTTTGATTTCATTTAAGCTGTATACGAAAATAGAGAATGCAAATCCGTTACGTTATATTGTTACATTTACTGGTGTGAATGCTTTTTTCTTAATTATACTAATGACAGTTTTTTAATTATTTACTTGATTTTCCTTGTTTTTCATGCTAATATATTCTTCGTAACATATGCAGGCATGGCGGAATTGGCAGACGCGCACGGTTCAGGTCCGTGTGAGGGTTTCTTCATGGAGGTTCGAGTCCTCTTGCCTGCACCAAAAGACCTATCTTCCAGCAAGGGGAATTTAGGTCTTTTTTTATGCTTTAAACTCTATGATGTAACAAGTACAGATTATTTATATAATCTCAGCAACAGTGTTGACATAAAGAAAAATATAAACGATAATAAAACTATTATCCAACATTGGATAGGAGGGATTATATGGTTCAATTGCTAATACTTTATTATCTAAGTCTAAAATCAACACATGGATACGAAATTCAGAAATTTATTCAATTAAGCGAGATGGATAAATGGAACAATATACAATCAGGCTCTATCTATTATGCCATGAGTAAATTAGAAAAAAACGAATATATTAAGTTAATTGACACGTTGGGTACCGGTGAGAAGTCCAAACGTATTTTTGCCATCACTGAAAAAGGACGTTCCCATCTAAAAGAAATGGCAATGAGTGAAATGCAAAAATCATTGTGGAGCATTTGTTCTGAAAAGTTCTTAGTATACCCTATGGTTGCCAATCTAACAAAGGAAGAATTGTCATTCACCATCAGCACGCATATTGAGGACTTGAAACGTAAGGAGCATGATATTGAAAAATGGACGAAGGAAAAGGAGAATACAGCCTCCTCTGTTGAAAGAGCGACATTACAACTGATGAAAAATACAGTTTGCAGTCAGATTGCTTGGCATGATGTTCTACTTGAAAATATTGATGAGACAATCAAAAGCGCAGCAAATATTTCTCAACTCATAAAATCCTTAGACTTCTCCAAATCTGCCATAGAAGTTCAGTTACAAATGCCATAAAAAATCCCGCATCACTTTACAGATGCGGGATAAAAAATAATCCATATATCCAACGTTGGATATATGGCAATATTAAGGAGATATGAATATGAAAGTTGTTATTGTAATGGGCAGCCCCCGAAAAAAGGATAGCTTTAATGTATGCAAAGAGATTGAAAATAACCTAAAACTGCACAATCAAGATGTTGAGTTCGACTACATATTTCTTGGGGAGCACCACATCGAAGATTGCAAAGGCTGTATGCTTTGCTTTCAAAAAAGCGAAAATAGCTGTCCCTGTCGAGATGATTTGAACGACTTGAAAAAGCGTTTGTTCAGTGCTGACGGATTGATTGCCACAAGTCCTGTCTATGCATATCAAGTCACAGCGCAGTTAAAGCGTTTCATCGACAGAATGTCCTATTTATTTCACAGACAAGAACTGGTGGGCAAGCCTGCCTTGATTGCGGTAACGACAGATGGCGGAGGCAGTAAACAGGTTTATAAATTTCTGAAGATGACATTATCGGGCTGGGGTATGGACATCGTGGGAGATGTGCAGATTATTTCCCCCACATATTTTAAGGACCGCCTGCCCAAGAGTGCCTTTGGATATGATGAGTATTATCATGAGCAGAACAGTAAAAAAATTAAAAAGATATCAAAGCACTTTTACAATCGCCTTTCGGCAACACAAAAACGGCAGCCTGCATTTTATGATGTTTTTATGTTTAACTGTTTGCGTAGCAAAACCTATACATCCAAAGTGGATCGTGCCTATTGGGAAGAAAAAGGCTGGTTGAATGCGGACTATTTTTACCAGATTAAAATGAACCCTGTCAAAAGAATATTCGGACGCGCAATGAAAGGCTTTATACATTTGGTAGGTGCGAGATATTTAGAGAAATGATACTGTATGCACGGAGTATGAGCATAATATCCCGTAATAGTTCAAATCCCCTATAAAAATAGGCTCGCATCTACAATTCCTGTATTACCAGAAGATTATATGAGCGAGTTTACGACTGATATATTTTCAGTAATAACCGAATTGGCAAAAAACAAGAAGGATGGTCTAAAGGAGTTAGTTAATTATTTTATTCAAAACGGGCTTATTTCAAATTACGAAAAAGATATTCTCAAAATACTTAATGAATTTATAAATAAGTTTCAATTTTTAATTGTGGCAATGGGTGCCCCATTATACTCGAAACAAATTTATCCTTTAGTGATAGCACTAAACAACTTGTTCCATAGGGGTAATCTTAATAGCTTTTTGGCACATTTATGGTACAATCCTGTCATACATATTATTTATATACTATATGGGGGATGTATGAAAACAATTAAAGTTGAAAATAGAAATCAAGCACTAATAGAACAGCTTGAAAAAGTCTGGAAAGCTTCTGTAAAAGAAACACATCTATTTTTATCAAATGAAGAAATAAACAATATCCAAAAATACATTCCGCAGGCATTAATGGCGATTCCTAATTTAATTGTTGCAGAGAACGAAAATGGCGAGCCAATTGCATTTATGGGGATAGATAAACAGAAACTTGAGATGTTATTTATTGCTCCCACAGAACGTGGACGCGGTTTAGGGAAAAAATTACTTGAATATGGCATCAAAGAATACAGAGTTAATGAATTAGGGGTTAATGAACAAAATCCTCAAGCAAAAGGTTTTTATGAACATATGGGATTTAGGGTTTATAAAAGAACCGAAACAGATGAACAAGGTATGCCATATCCTATTTTATACATGAGATTATGAGCATAACCCGTGGTGAAAGTTCAAATAAACCTGTCATAAATGACGTAAATGCTATGACAGTTCAATTGACCCGCACAGCCAGAAGATTAGGTCAAAATAGATACAGAGCTGAAAAGCCAGTGTTTATGCGGCCTGACGAGGGTTTTGAATGAAAAATTCAAGACCCTCGTTTTTCATAGATGCACCCTGCTTTTTAACAAGAAAGCGGGGTGT
Proteins encoded in this window:
- the uvrC gene encoding excinuclease ABC subunit UvrC, which encodes MFDIRENLKRLPDKPGVYLHKDKSGKVIYVGKAVSLKNRVRQYFQTPKRQDAKVRAMVSHIEEFEYIITDTEMEALILENNLIKKYMPQYNVLLRDDKTYPYIKVTMGEVYPRILKTRRVLSDGSKYFGPYTDVGAVNQMIDLLNDVFILKRCSAQNFANGFQPCLNYHIHRCRGICTGGISSEEYRKEIQKAIDYLNGKNKGLMEELERRMTEASANLQFEQAAQYRDQIAAVKAVSEKQKVVLSTTGDLDVVLLSRGQVGVHVIVFFVRQGKHSGRETYHLQAMPEESNAEVITAFLKQYYSPSVMAPKEILLEEELPEADLLEKWLSDLRGSNVKLTIPQKGEKKAFLDLSKRDVIELSKGLDERARNQQEKASAISEALSSFFGFQADNRWRIEAYDISNTNGIDSVGAMVVFENGKPVRKDYRRFKIRTIEGPNDYGSLQEVLYRRLKRGLKGDPSFSKMPDLLLMDGGKNQVAVVEQVLSALNLSIPVAGMVKDDHHRTRGLVYQQEELELRSNPVLFKYIASIQEEVHRFAIDYHRGLRSKKLRKSILDEIDGVGEKRKMALLSAFGSIDAIRQASTEELSKISGMNRSVAEKIHQHLNNSIVK
- a CDS encoding DUF1292 domain-containing protein, with translation MSEKEKCTHDGCGDECCCGGENDADFITLEFDDGVEVECEIMGLFDYDGKEYIALIPDDGSDDVYIYGYKETGEDEFELVDIEDDAEFEKVVAEFDKLTAEEV
- a CDS encoding alanine/glycine:cation symporter family protein, translating into MMEDLVQNIHMFALWMNRYLWGVPMLILLFGTHIYMTFRTGVIQQKIFQSIRLSVTKDTCAKGDVSQFGALATALASTIGTGNIVGVGTAIALGGPGAVFWTWLTGCFGIATKYSEALIAIKYRVQTKDGSMLGGAMYALERGLQMKWLAVLFAFFTALAGFGIGSSVQANAVSVVMKENFNIPEQISGVFLAALVAVVILGGVQSITKVCEKLVPFMALFYTLGCIFILIINKEYLMQSIETILLGAFSKRAAGGGFVGSTILIACRYGVARGLFSNESGMGSAPIVAAAAQTRNPVRQAMISSTATFWDTGIVCGITGLVLVSTIIANPQINAVVGNGGQLTSLAFEKIPYIGSAILAFGMLAFAFSTILGWSYYGEKAAQYLFGKKIIFPYRIAWIAMVFIGAISNLDVIWSLSDMMNALMAIPNLIAILLLSHVIAKETQYYVYEDHLDEIDQTPIPIINR
- the trxB gene encoding thioredoxin-disulfide reductase, which gives rise to MKVYDVVIVGGGPAGLSAALYAGRATLSTLLIEKEQVGGQIIMTSRIENYPGCVEEESGATLIDRMKKQAANFGVETISDEITEVDFSREIKVLKGQNETYRAKAIIIASGATSKRLGCEGEEMFIGRGVSYCATCDASFFRGLDVFVVGGGDTAVEEALFLTKFARKVTIIHRRDQLRAAKSIQEKARKNPKISFIWNSAIESLSGDGILEKVVIKNLKTGEKTEYVASPEDMTFGVFIFVGYEPNADLFKNELDLDKGYIKTDELMQTSVDGVYAAGDVRVKSLRQVVTAVADGAVSAVQAEKYINSLE
- a CDS encoding NAD(P)/FAD-dependent oxidoreductase, which translates into the protein MKKYDVIIVGAGASGVFMSYEMTKRDNKAKVLMIDKGANLEKRVCPIKLGKVSNCIKCSPCHIMNGYGGAGTLSDGKYNITNQFGGDLHRYVGAEEALQLMEYVDEVLCEMGGADAKLYSTGSTDLKTTALRSNLHLLDAKVRHLGTDRNVRILGKIFDYTKDRIDTMFYTTISKVEKLGEGFSVTTDKGEQFQCNELVLATGRSGSKWISDVCNQMDIELESNRVDIGVRVELPAEVFKHITDEVYESKIVYKTDKYNDMVRTFCMNPYGEVVSENTNGIVTVNGHSYSDPALRTENTNFALLVSNKFTEPFKNSNEYGESIAKLSNMLGGGVLLQRFGDLVKGRRSSARRMEKCFTNPTLKATPGDLSLVIPKRQLDAIIEMIYALDKIAPGTANEDTLLYGVEVKFYNSKVQVDGNLETKVKGLYALGDGSGVTHSLSQASASGVWVARRLLERYQ
- a CDS encoding SLC13 family permease: MKQKIFAFIKNEMVLFVAAAFAAASMCIVPPTGSYLDYFDFSVLALLFCLMAVVNGLQDKGVLFQFAYALLSRIDNLRRLSEVLVFLCFFSSMFVTNDVALLTFVPFSALILTYTKQEKYLIYVLVLQTIAANLGSMLTPMGNPQNLYLYQHFQLKAFDFVAITFPITAFSSFLLLLACQFVKKEKVQVTFSEKVVLKKPKIVAGYAVLFFLCLLAVVHLLHYVIVLAVVCIFIYFLDKKNFQSVDYSLLLTFICFFIFVGNLGKMDSFCSIMSRFLVGREKEAAVLLSQLISNVPAAVLLSGFTYDARALVVGTNIGGLGTLVASLASLISFKLYTKIENANPLRYIVTFTGVNAFFLIILMTVF
- a CDS encoding PadR family transcriptional regulator; its protein translation is MVQLLILYYLSLKSTHGYEIQKFIQLSEMDKWNNIQSGSIYYAMSKLEKNEYIKLIDTLGTGEKSKRIFAITEKGRSHLKEMAMSEMQKSLWSICSEKFLVYPMVANLTKEELSFTISTHIEDLKRKEHDIEKWTKEKENTASSVERATLQLMKNTVCSQIAWHDVLLENIDETIKSAANISQLIKSLDFSKSAIEVQLQMP
- a CDS encoding NAD(P)H-dependent oxidoreductase produces the protein MKVVIVMGSPRKKDSFNVCKEIENNLKLHNQDVEFDYIFLGEHHIEDCKGCMLCFQKSENSCPCRDDLNDLKKRLFSADGLIATSPVYAYQVTAQLKRFIDRMSYLFHRQELVGKPALIAVTTDGGGSKQVYKFLKMTLSGWGMDIVGDVQIISPTYFKDRLPKSAFGYDEYYHEQNSKKIKKISKHFYNRLSATQKRQPAFYDVFMFNCLRSKTYTSKVDRAYWEEKGWLNADYFYQIKMNPVKRIFGRAMKGFIHLVGARYLEK
- a CDS encoding GNAT family N-acetyltransferase → MSEFTTDIFSVITELAKNKKDGLKELVNYFIQNGLISNYEKDILKILNEFINKFQFLIVAMGAPLYSKQIYPLVIALNNLFHRGNLNSFLAHLWYNPVIHIIYILYGGCMKTIKVENRNQALIEQLEKVWKASVKETHLFLSNEEINNIQKYIPQALMAIPNLIVAENENGEPIAFMGIDKQKLEMLFIAPTERGRGLGKKLLEYGIKEYRVNELGVNEQNPQAKGFYEHMGFRVYKRTETDEQGMPYPILYMRL